In the Oryza glaberrima chromosome 6, OglaRS2, whole genome shotgun sequence genome, one interval contains:
- the LOC127775638 gene encoding DNA-repair protein XRCC1 isoform X2, which produces MPESSSDPNNGRGKSSKRNLPSWMGSKDGEENPGKKKHTATHEKDGVVFVLSGFVNPERGTLRSQALDMGAEYRPDWTSDCTLLVCAFANTPKFRQVESDNGTIVSKDWILESHSQRKLVDIEPYLMHVGKPWRKNKELVESDEDQKKPHKEHQKQVDRSHIKTSPSAGIEAKHSDVTSKQFSPTKIKQWAKNDLAQTISWLESQEEKPEPNELKAIAAEGVITCLQDAIESLKQGNDVKGVAEQWSFVPHVVNELAELDGRRKEGSLSKEQLSQLAIKCKKIYQAEFAHMHDNDKKHQSKPRSDDAQYDSDDTIEMTEEEIDLACRQLPGVCGRQ; this is translated from the exons ATGCCTGAATCGAGCTCAGATCCTAACAACGGGAGAGGAAAGTCATCCAAGAGGAATCTCCCTTCTTGGATGGGTTCGAAAGACGGGGAGGAAAATCCAGGCAAGAAGAAGCACACGGCCACCCACGAGAAG GATGGGGTGGTCTTTGTACTTTCAGGGTTTGTGAACCCTGAAAGAGGCACATTGCGCTCCCAAGCATTGGATATGGGAGCCGAGTATCGACCCGATTGGACATCAGATTGCACACTTCTCGTTTGTGCATTTGCCAATACCCCCAAGTTTCGACAAGTCGAATCGGACAATGGAACCATTGTCTCGAAG GACTGGATCTTAGAATCTCACAGCCAAAGAAAACTTGTTGATATTGAGCCTTACCTTATGCATGTTGGAAAACCGtggagaaaaaataaagagcTAGTTGAATCTGACGAAG ATCAGAAGAAGCCACATAAAGAGCATCAGAAGCAAGTTGATCGATCTCATATCAAGACATCTCCCTCTGCAGGCATAGAG GCAAAACATTCAGATGTTACTAGTAAGCaattttctccaacaaaaataaaacaatggGCAAAGAATGATTTAGCACAGACAATATCATGGTTAGAGAGCCAAGAAGAGAAG CCAGAACCAAATGAGTTGAAGGCAATAGCTGCTGAAGGGGTTATCACTTGTTTGCAAGATGCCATAGAATCTCTCAAGCAAGGCAAT GATGTCAAGGGAGTGGCGGAGCAGTGGAGCTTTGTCCCCCATGTCGTCAATGAACTGGCGGAACTtgatggaagaagaaaagagggatCGTTATCGAAAGAACAACTCTCCCAGCTAGCAATCAAATGCAAAAAGATTTATCAGGCTGAGTTTGCCCACATGCATGATAATGACAAGAAGCATCAGAGCAAGCCTAGATCAGATGATGCTCAGTATGACAGTGATGACACCATCGAAATGACGGAAGAAGAGATTGATCTCGCATGCAGGCAACTCCCTGGGGTATGCGGGAGGCAGTAG
- the LOC127776441 gene encoding coatomer subunit beta'-1 isoform X2: MPLRLEIKRKFAQRSERVKSVDLHPTEPWILSSLYSGSVCIWDYQSQTMVKSFEVSELPVRSAKFISRKQWVVAGADDMFIRVYNYNTMDKVKVFEAHTDYIRCVAVHPTLPYVLSSSDDMLIKLWDWDKGWMCTQIFEGHSHYVMQVTFNPKDANTFASASLDRTTKIWSLGSPDPNFTLDGHQKGVNCVDYFTGGDRPYLITGSDDSTAKVWDYQTKSCVQTLEGHTHNISAVCFHPELPIIITGSEDGTVRIWHSTTYRLENTLNYGLERVWAVGYMKGSRRMVIGYDEGTIMIKMGREVPVASMDTSGKIIWAKHNEIQTVNIKTVGAGFEVTDGERLPLAVKELGSCDLYPQSLKHNPNGRFVVVCGDGEFIIYTALAWRNRSFGSALEFVWSSEGEYAIRESTSRIKIFSKSFQEKKTIRPTFSAERIFGGILLAMCSSDFICFYDWADCRLIRRIDENVKNLYWADSGDLVAIASDTSFYILKYNRDVVASYLESGKPVDEEGVEDAFELLHEVNERVRTGIWVGDCFIYNNSSWRLNYCVGGEVTTMYHLDRPMYLLGYLANQSRVYLIDKEFNVMGYTLLLSLIEYKTLVMRGDIERANDILPSIPKAQYNNVAHFLESRGMLEEALEIATDADYRFDLAVQLGKLEVAKAIAMEAQSESKWKQLGELAMSTGKLDMAEECLVQAKDLSGLLLLYSSLGDAEGIEKLASQAKEHGKNNVAFLCLFMLGKLEDCIQLLIDSNRIPEAALMARSYLPSKVSEIVAIWRNDLSKVNPKAAESLADPSEYPNLFEDWQVALTVEKNVASRRVHYPPADEYLNHAEKSDMTLVEAFKRMQVIEDEETEDALDENGEPDEEVLEENKVEESTDEAVEVDADEPEETVLVNGKEGEEQWVLTEHE; the protein is encoded by the exons ATG CCGCTCAGGTTGGAGATCAAG AGGAAGTTTGCGCAACGGTCGGAGAGGGTCAAGTCGGTGGATCTGCACCCCACGGAGCCATG GATCCTGTCGAGTCTTTACTCCGGGAGCGTGTGCATCTGGGACTATCAGTCGCAG ACAATGGTGAAGTCATTTGAAGTTTCAGAATTGCCAG TGCGGTCAGCAAAATTTATTTCACGGAAACAATGGGTTGTAGCTGGTGCAGACGATATGTTCATTCGTGTCTACAACTACAACACGATGGACAAAGTTAAGGTTTTTGAGGCTCATACTGATTATATTAGATGTGTTGCAGTCCATCCAACACTTCCATATGTGCTTTCATCATCTGATGACATGTTGATAAAATTGTGGGACTGGGATAAAGGGTGGATGTGCACTCAAATCTTTGAGGGACATTCACACTACGTGATGCAAGTTACTTTCAATCCAAAGGATGCTAACACTTTTGCAAGTGCATCTCTTGACCGAACTACAAAG ATATGGAGTTTGGGTTCTCCGGATCCAAATTTCACACTCGATGGACATCAAAAGGGTGTGAACTGTGTTGACTACTTCACTGGTGGTGACAGGCCCTATTTGATCACTGGTTCTGATGACTCCACtgcaaag GTCTGGGATTACCAAACGAAGAGCTGTGTTCAGACACTTGAAGGACATACACACAACATTTCTGCTGTTTGTTTCCATCCTGAGCTTCCTATAATCATTACTGGATCTGAAGATGGCACAGTTCGCATATGGCATTCGACAACTTACAG acTTGAGAACACGCTAAACTATGGTCTTGAACGAGTCTGGGCTGTTGGATACATGAAGGGTTCAAGAAG GATGGTAATTGGTTATGATGAGGGAACTATAATGATAAAAATGGGACGTGAAGTACCTGTGGCAAGCATGGATACCAGTGGAAAAATCATTTGGGCAAAACATAACGAGATACAGACTGTGAACATCAAGACTGTTGGTGCAGGCTTTGAG GTTACAGATGGGGAAAGATTGCCATTGGCTGTTAAAGAATTAGGAAGTTGTGATCTTTACCCACAg AGCTTAAAGCATAACCCAAATGGAAGATTTGTCGTAGTTTGTGGAGATGGTGAATTCATAATTTATACTGCATTGGCTTGGAGGAATAGGTCATTTGGATCTGCATTGGAGTTTGTTTGGTCATCAGAAGGAGAGTATGCTATCAGGGAAAGTACATCAAGAATAAAGATTTTCAGTAAATCATTTCAG GAGAAGAAAACTATTCGCCCTACATTTTCAGCTGAACGTATTTTTGGTGGAATATTATTGGCGATGTGTTCCAGTGATTTCATTTGCTTTTATGACTGGGCTGACTGTAGACTAATACGCCGCATTGATGAGAATGTCAAA AACCTTTATTGGGCTGATAGCGGTGACCTAGTTGCAATAGCAAGTGATACATCATTCTACATACTGAAGTACAAC AGAGATGTCGTTGCGTCTTATCTAGAATCTGGAAAACCTGTGGATGAGGAAGGCGTTGAAGATGCTTTTGAGCTGCTTCATGAGGTTAATGAGCGAGTGCGGACAGGGATCTGGGTTGGAGACTGCTTTATTTATAACAATTCATCATGGCGCCTGAACTATTGTGTTGGTGGCGAG GTCACCACGATGTATCACTTGGATCGCCCTATGTACTTGTTGGGATATCTAGCGAATCAAAGCCGAGTTTATCTTATTGACAAGGAATTCAA TGTCATGGGGTACACATTACTTCTTAGTTTGATTGAGTACAAGACACTTGTGATGCGTGGGGATATTGAACGTGCAAATGATATTTTACCATCCATACCAAAGGCGCAATATAATAA TGTTGCTCATTTCTTGGAGTCAAGAGGTATGCTGGAGGAAGCACTTGAGATAGCTACTGATGCTGATTACAGGTTTGACCTAGCTGTGCAACTTGGAAAATTAGAAGTTGCAAAG GCTATCGCGATGGAAGCGCAAAGTGAATCTAAGTGGAAGCAGTTGGGTGAACTGGCTATGTCCACAGGCAAG CTAGATATGGCGGAAGAGTGCCTTGTGCAAGCGAAGGACTTAAGTGGCCTGTTGCTACTATATTCATCTCTTGGAGATGCTGAGGGAATCGAGAAGCTTGCTTCTCAAGCAAAGGAGCATGGCAAAAACAATGTTGCTTTCCTCTGTCTCTTTATGCTTGGTAAATTGGAAGATTGCATACAATTGCTGATAGACAG CAATCGTATACCTGAAGCTGCGTTAATGGCACGTTCTTATCTTCCCAGCAAAGTTTCTGAGATAGTAGCAATATGGAGAAATGACCTCAGTAAA GTTAATCCAAAAGCTGCAGAGTCTCTGGCAGATCCTTCTGAGTATCCAAATTTATTTGAAGACTGGCAGGTTGCACTTACTGTAGAAAAGAATGTTGCTTCTCGGAG GGTCCATTATCCTCCTGCTGATGAGTACTTGAACCATGCTGAAAAGTCAGACATGACTCTTGTGGAAGCTTTCAAAAGGATGCAGGTCATTGAAGATGAGGAAACAGAAGATGCACTAGATGAAAATGGAGAGCCCGATGAAGAG
- the LOC127775638 gene encoding DNA-repair protein XRCC1 isoform X1, which translates to MPESSSDPNNGRGKSSKRNLPSWMGSKDGEENPGKKKHTATHEKVQKGSDFSKLLDGVVFVLSGFVNPERGTLRSQALDMGAEYRPDWTSDCTLLVCAFANTPKFRQVESDNGTIVSKDWILESHSQRKLVDIEPYLMHVGKPWRKNKELVESDEDQKKPHKEHQKQVDRSHIKTSPSAGIEAKHSDVTSKQFSPTKIKQWAKNDLAQTISWLESQEEKPEPNELKAIAAEGVITCLQDAIESLKQGNDVKGVAEQWSFVPHVVNELAELDGRRKEGSLSKEQLSQLAIKCKKIYQAEFAHMHDNDKKHQSKPRSDDAQYDSDDTIEMTEEEIDLACRQLPGVCGRQ; encoded by the exons ATGCCTGAATCGAGCTCAGATCCTAACAACGGGAGAGGAAAGTCATCCAAGAGGAATCTCCCTTCTTGGATGGGTTCGAAAGACGGGGAGGAAAATCCAGGCAAGAAGAAGCACACGGCCACCCACGAGAAGGTGCAGAAAGGATCGGATTTCTCCAAACTTTTG GATGGGGTGGTCTTTGTACTTTCAGGGTTTGTGAACCCTGAAAGAGGCACATTGCGCTCCCAAGCATTGGATATGGGAGCCGAGTATCGACCCGATTGGACATCAGATTGCACACTTCTCGTTTGTGCATTTGCCAATACCCCCAAGTTTCGACAAGTCGAATCGGACAATGGAACCATTGTCTCGAAG GACTGGATCTTAGAATCTCACAGCCAAAGAAAACTTGTTGATATTGAGCCTTACCTTATGCATGTTGGAAAACCGtggagaaaaaataaagagcTAGTTGAATCTGACGAAG ATCAGAAGAAGCCACATAAAGAGCATCAGAAGCAAGTTGATCGATCTCATATCAAGACATCTCCCTCTGCAGGCATAGAG GCAAAACATTCAGATGTTACTAGTAAGCaattttctccaacaaaaataaaacaatggGCAAAGAATGATTTAGCACAGACAATATCATGGTTAGAGAGCCAAGAAGAGAAG CCAGAACCAAATGAGTTGAAGGCAATAGCTGCTGAAGGGGTTATCACTTGTTTGCAAGATGCCATAGAATCTCTCAAGCAAGGCAAT GATGTCAAGGGAGTGGCGGAGCAGTGGAGCTTTGTCCCCCATGTCGTCAATGAACTGGCGGAACTtgatggaagaagaaaagagggatCGTTATCGAAAGAACAACTCTCCCAGCTAGCAATCAAATGCAAAAAGATTTATCAGGCTGAGTTTGCCCACATGCATGATAATGACAAGAAGCATCAGAGCAAGCCTAGATCAGATGATGCTCAGTATGACAGTGATGACACCATCGAAATGACGGAAGAAGAGATTGATCTCGCATGCAGGCAACTCCCTGGGGTATGCGGGAGGCAGTAG
- the LOC127776164 gene encoding uncharacterized protein LOC127776164 has protein sequence SIMASSFAMDDGEAYLRDMTAITELLDGDMTAIAELLDQARSYSFADLQSHDPPPPAAAAVNDDDDNVSGLMMAMMKTVDAPAGCGDGGDCPICLNNGGGEAWKETACGHRFHARCVARWARVGRKGMSCPMCRRDMMSPAVDLLVRDIRALYGDEELSDVRELLEDGLRQLEISSSIAGGAEEAAYRASQA, from the coding sequence TCGATCATGGCGTCGTCGTTTGCCATGGACGACGGAGAAGCTTACCTCCGCGACATGACGGCGATCACCGAGTTGCTCGACGGCGACATGACGGCGATCGCCGAGTTGCTAGACCAGGCCCGTTCCTACAGCTTCGCGGACCTTCAGTCACatgatccgccgccgccggcggcggcggccgtcaacgacgacgatgacaatGTATCCGGGCTGATGATGGCGATGATGAAGACGGTGGATGCGCCGGccggctgcggcgacggcggcgactgccCGATATGCCtgaacaacggcggcggcgaggcgtggaAGGAGACGGCGTGCGGGCACCGGTTCCACGCGCGGTGCGTGGCGAGGTGGGCGCGggtggggaggaaggggatgagctGCCCGATGTGCCGGCGAGACATGATGTCGCCGGCGGTGGACTTGCTGGTGAGGGATATCCGGGCCTTGTACGGCGACGAGGAGCTTAGTGATGTGCGCGAGCTGCTTGAGGACGGTCTCCGGCAGCTCGAGATTAGCAGTtcgatcgccggcggcgcggaagaAGCAGCATATAGAGCTTCCCAGGCTTAA
- the LOC127776441 gene encoding coatomer subunit beta'-1 isoform X3: protein MPLRLEIKRKFAQRSERVKSVDLHPTEPWILSSLYSGSVCIWDYQSQTMVKSFEVSELPVRSAKFISRKQWVVAGADDMFIRVYNYNTMDKVKVFEAHTDYIRCVAVHPTLPYVLSSSDDMLIKLWDWDKGWMCTQIFEGHSHYVMQVTFNPKDANTFASASLDRTTKIWSLGSPDPNFTLDGHQKGVNCVDYFTGGDRPYLITGSDDSTAKVWDYQTKSCVQTLEGHTHNISAVCFHPELPIIITGSEDGTVRIWHSTTYRLENTLNYGLERVWAVGYMKGSRRMVIGYDEGTIMIKMGREVPVASMDTSGKIIWAKHNEIQTVNIKTVGAGFEVTDGERLPLAVKELGSCDLYPQSLKHNPNGRFVVVCGDGEFIIYTALAWRNRSFGSALEFVWSSEGEYAIRESTSRIKIFSKSFQEKKTIRPTFSAERIFGGILLAMCSSDFICFYDWADCRLIRRIDENVKNLYWADSGDLVAIASDTSFYILKYNRDVVASYLESGKPVDEEGVEDAFELLHEVNERVRTGIWVGDCFIYNNSSWRLNYCVGGEVTTMYHLDRPMYLLGYLANQSRVYLIDKEFNVMGYTLLLSLIEYKTLVMRGDIERANDILPSIPKAQYNNVAHFLESRGMLEEALEIATDADYRFDLAVQLGKLEVAKAIAMEAQSESKWKQLGELAMSTGKLDMAEECLVQAKDLSGLLLLYSSLGDAEGIEKLASQAKEHGKNNVAFLCLFMLGKLEDCIQLLIDSNRIPEAALMARSYLPSKVSEIVAIWRNDLSKVNPKAAESLADPSEYPNLFEDWQVALTVEKNVASRRVHYPPADEYLNHAEKSDMTLVEAFKRMQVIEDEETEDALDENGEPDEEVLEENKVEESTDEAVEVDADEPEETVLVNGKEVLTEHE, encoded by the exons ATG CCGCTCAGGTTGGAGATCAAG AGGAAGTTTGCGCAACGGTCGGAGAGGGTCAAGTCGGTGGATCTGCACCCCACGGAGCCATG GATCCTGTCGAGTCTTTACTCCGGGAGCGTGTGCATCTGGGACTATCAGTCGCAG ACAATGGTGAAGTCATTTGAAGTTTCAGAATTGCCAG TGCGGTCAGCAAAATTTATTTCACGGAAACAATGGGTTGTAGCTGGTGCAGACGATATGTTCATTCGTGTCTACAACTACAACACGATGGACAAAGTTAAGGTTTTTGAGGCTCATACTGATTATATTAGATGTGTTGCAGTCCATCCAACACTTCCATATGTGCTTTCATCATCTGATGACATGTTGATAAAATTGTGGGACTGGGATAAAGGGTGGATGTGCACTCAAATCTTTGAGGGACATTCACACTACGTGATGCAAGTTACTTTCAATCCAAAGGATGCTAACACTTTTGCAAGTGCATCTCTTGACCGAACTACAAAG ATATGGAGTTTGGGTTCTCCGGATCCAAATTTCACACTCGATGGACATCAAAAGGGTGTGAACTGTGTTGACTACTTCACTGGTGGTGACAGGCCCTATTTGATCACTGGTTCTGATGACTCCACtgcaaag GTCTGGGATTACCAAACGAAGAGCTGTGTTCAGACACTTGAAGGACATACACACAACATTTCTGCTGTTTGTTTCCATCCTGAGCTTCCTATAATCATTACTGGATCTGAAGATGGCACAGTTCGCATATGGCATTCGACAACTTACAG acTTGAGAACACGCTAAACTATGGTCTTGAACGAGTCTGGGCTGTTGGATACATGAAGGGTTCAAGAAG GATGGTAATTGGTTATGATGAGGGAACTATAATGATAAAAATGGGACGTGAAGTACCTGTGGCAAGCATGGATACCAGTGGAAAAATCATTTGGGCAAAACATAACGAGATACAGACTGTGAACATCAAGACTGTTGGTGCAGGCTTTGAG GTTACAGATGGGGAAAGATTGCCATTGGCTGTTAAAGAATTAGGAAGTTGTGATCTTTACCCACAg AGCTTAAAGCATAACCCAAATGGAAGATTTGTCGTAGTTTGTGGAGATGGTGAATTCATAATTTATACTGCATTGGCTTGGAGGAATAGGTCATTTGGATCTGCATTGGAGTTTGTTTGGTCATCAGAAGGAGAGTATGCTATCAGGGAAAGTACATCAAGAATAAAGATTTTCAGTAAATCATTTCAG GAGAAGAAAACTATTCGCCCTACATTTTCAGCTGAACGTATTTTTGGTGGAATATTATTGGCGATGTGTTCCAGTGATTTCATTTGCTTTTATGACTGGGCTGACTGTAGACTAATACGCCGCATTGATGAGAATGTCAAA AACCTTTATTGGGCTGATAGCGGTGACCTAGTTGCAATAGCAAGTGATACATCATTCTACATACTGAAGTACAAC AGAGATGTCGTTGCGTCTTATCTAGAATCTGGAAAACCTGTGGATGAGGAAGGCGTTGAAGATGCTTTTGAGCTGCTTCATGAGGTTAATGAGCGAGTGCGGACAGGGATCTGGGTTGGAGACTGCTTTATTTATAACAATTCATCATGGCGCCTGAACTATTGTGTTGGTGGCGAG GTCACCACGATGTATCACTTGGATCGCCCTATGTACTTGTTGGGATATCTAGCGAATCAAAGCCGAGTTTATCTTATTGACAAGGAATTCAA TGTCATGGGGTACACATTACTTCTTAGTTTGATTGAGTACAAGACACTTGTGATGCGTGGGGATATTGAACGTGCAAATGATATTTTACCATCCATACCAAAGGCGCAATATAATAA TGTTGCTCATTTCTTGGAGTCAAGAGGTATGCTGGAGGAAGCACTTGAGATAGCTACTGATGCTGATTACAGGTTTGACCTAGCTGTGCAACTTGGAAAATTAGAAGTTGCAAAG GCTATCGCGATGGAAGCGCAAAGTGAATCTAAGTGGAAGCAGTTGGGTGAACTGGCTATGTCCACAGGCAAG CTAGATATGGCGGAAGAGTGCCTTGTGCAAGCGAAGGACTTAAGTGGCCTGTTGCTACTATATTCATCTCTTGGAGATGCTGAGGGAATCGAGAAGCTTGCTTCTCAAGCAAAGGAGCATGGCAAAAACAATGTTGCTTTCCTCTGTCTCTTTATGCTTGGTAAATTGGAAGATTGCATACAATTGCTGATAGACAG CAATCGTATACCTGAAGCTGCGTTAATGGCACGTTCTTATCTTCCCAGCAAAGTTTCTGAGATAGTAGCAATATGGAGAAATGACCTCAGTAAA GTTAATCCAAAAGCTGCAGAGTCTCTGGCAGATCCTTCTGAGTATCCAAATTTATTTGAAGACTGGCAGGTTGCACTTACTGTAGAAAAGAATGTTGCTTCTCGGAG GGTCCATTATCCTCCTGCTGATGAGTACTTGAACCATGCTGAAAAGTCAGACATGACTCTTGTGGAAGCTTTCAAAAGGATGCAGGTCATTGAAGATGAGGAAACAGAAGATGCACTAGATGAAAATGGAGAGCCCGATGAAGAG
- the LOC127776441 gene encoding coatomer subunit beta'-1 isoform X1, with protein sequence MPLRLEIKRKFAQRSERVKSVDLHPTEPWILSSLYSGSVCIWDYQSQTMVKSFEVSELPVRSAKFISRKQWVVAGADDMFIRVYNYNTMDKVKVFEAHTDYIRCVAVHPTLPYVLSSSDDMLIKLWDWDKGWMCTQIFEGHSHYVMQVTFNPKDANTFASASLDRTTKIWSLGSPDPNFTLDGHQKGVNCVDYFTGGDRPYLITGSDDSTAKVWDYQTKSCVQTLEGHTHNISAVCFHPELPIIITGSEDGTVRIWHSTTYRLENTLNYGLERVWAVGYMKGSRRMVIGYDEGTIMIKMGREVPVASMDTSGKIIWAKHNEIQTVNIKTVGAGFEVTDGERLPLAVKELGSCDLYPQSLKHNPNGRFVVVCGDGEFIIYTALAWRNRSFGSALEFVWSSEGEYAIRESTSRIKIFSKSFQEKKTIRPTFSAERIFGGILLAMCSSDFICFYDWADCRLIRRIDENVKNLYWADSGDLVAIASDTSFYILKYNRDVVASYLESGKPVDEEGVEDAFELLHEVNERVRTGIWVGDCFIYNNSSWRLNYCVGGEVTTMYHLDRPMYLLGYLANQSRVYLIDKEFNVMGYTLLLSLIEYKTLVMRGDIERANDILPSIPKAQYNNVAHFLESRGMLEEALEIATDADYRFDLAVQLGKLEVAKAIAMEAQSESKWKQLGELAMSTGKLDMAEECLVQAKDLSGLLLLYSSLGDAEGIEKLASQAKEHGKNNVAFLCLFMLGKLEDCIQLLIDSNRIPEAALMARSYLPSKVSEIVAIWRNDLSKVNPKAAESLADPSEYPNLFEDWQVALTVEKNVASRRVHYPPADEYLNHAEKSDMTLVEAFKRMQVIEDEETEDALDENGEPDEEVLEENKVEESTDEAVEVDADEPEETVLVNGKEGEEQWGTNNEGTSSA encoded by the exons ATG CCGCTCAGGTTGGAGATCAAG AGGAAGTTTGCGCAACGGTCGGAGAGGGTCAAGTCGGTGGATCTGCACCCCACGGAGCCATG GATCCTGTCGAGTCTTTACTCCGGGAGCGTGTGCATCTGGGACTATCAGTCGCAG ACAATGGTGAAGTCATTTGAAGTTTCAGAATTGCCAG TGCGGTCAGCAAAATTTATTTCACGGAAACAATGGGTTGTAGCTGGTGCAGACGATATGTTCATTCGTGTCTACAACTACAACACGATGGACAAAGTTAAGGTTTTTGAGGCTCATACTGATTATATTAGATGTGTTGCAGTCCATCCAACACTTCCATATGTGCTTTCATCATCTGATGACATGTTGATAAAATTGTGGGACTGGGATAAAGGGTGGATGTGCACTCAAATCTTTGAGGGACATTCACACTACGTGATGCAAGTTACTTTCAATCCAAAGGATGCTAACACTTTTGCAAGTGCATCTCTTGACCGAACTACAAAG ATATGGAGTTTGGGTTCTCCGGATCCAAATTTCACACTCGATGGACATCAAAAGGGTGTGAACTGTGTTGACTACTTCACTGGTGGTGACAGGCCCTATTTGATCACTGGTTCTGATGACTCCACtgcaaag GTCTGGGATTACCAAACGAAGAGCTGTGTTCAGACACTTGAAGGACATACACACAACATTTCTGCTGTTTGTTTCCATCCTGAGCTTCCTATAATCATTACTGGATCTGAAGATGGCACAGTTCGCATATGGCATTCGACAACTTACAG acTTGAGAACACGCTAAACTATGGTCTTGAACGAGTCTGGGCTGTTGGATACATGAAGGGTTCAAGAAG GATGGTAATTGGTTATGATGAGGGAACTATAATGATAAAAATGGGACGTGAAGTACCTGTGGCAAGCATGGATACCAGTGGAAAAATCATTTGGGCAAAACATAACGAGATACAGACTGTGAACATCAAGACTGTTGGTGCAGGCTTTGAG GTTACAGATGGGGAAAGATTGCCATTGGCTGTTAAAGAATTAGGAAGTTGTGATCTTTACCCACAg AGCTTAAAGCATAACCCAAATGGAAGATTTGTCGTAGTTTGTGGAGATGGTGAATTCATAATTTATACTGCATTGGCTTGGAGGAATAGGTCATTTGGATCTGCATTGGAGTTTGTTTGGTCATCAGAAGGAGAGTATGCTATCAGGGAAAGTACATCAAGAATAAAGATTTTCAGTAAATCATTTCAG GAGAAGAAAACTATTCGCCCTACATTTTCAGCTGAACGTATTTTTGGTGGAATATTATTGGCGATGTGTTCCAGTGATTTCATTTGCTTTTATGACTGGGCTGACTGTAGACTAATACGCCGCATTGATGAGAATGTCAAA AACCTTTATTGGGCTGATAGCGGTGACCTAGTTGCAATAGCAAGTGATACATCATTCTACATACTGAAGTACAAC AGAGATGTCGTTGCGTCTTATCTAGAATCTGGAAAACCTGTGGATGAGGAAGGCGTTGAAGATGCTTTTGAGCTGCTTCATGAGGTTAATGAGCGAGTGCGGACAGGGATCTGGGTTGGAGACTGCTTTATTTATAACAATTCATCATGGCGCCTGAACTATTGTGTTGGTGGCGAG GTCACCACGATGTATCACTTGGATCGCCCTATGTACTTGTTGGGATATCTAGCGAATCAAAGCCGAGTTTATCTTATTGACAAGGAATTCAA TGTCATGGGGTACACATTACTTCTTAGTTTGATTGAGTACAAGACACTTGTGATGCGTGGGGATATTGAACGTGCAAATGATATTTTACCATCCATACCAAAGGCGCAATATAATAA TGTTGCTCATTTCTTGGAGTCAAGAGGTATGCTGGAGGAAGCACTTGAGATAGCTACTGATGCTGATTACAGGTTTGACCTAGCTGTGCAACTTGGAAAATTAGAAGTTGCAAAG GCTATCGCGATGGAAGCGCAAAGTGAATCTAAGTGGAAGCAGTTGGGTGAACTGGCTATGTCCACAGGCAAG CTAGATATGGCGGAAGAGTGCCTTGTGCAAGCGAAGGACTTAAGTGGCCTGTTGCTACTATATTCATCTCTTGGAGATGCTGAGGGAATCGAGAAGCTTGCTTCTCAAGCAAAGGAGCATGGCAAAAACAATGTTGCTTTCCTCTGTCTCTTTATGCTTGGTAAATTGGAAGATTGCATACAATTGCTGATAGACAG CAATCGTATACCTGAAGCTGCGTTAATGGCACGTTCTTATCTTCCCAGCAAAGTTTCTGAGATAGTAGCAATATGGAGAAATGACCTCAGTAAA GTTAATCCAAAAGCTGCAGAGTCTCTGGCAGATCCTTCTGAGTATCCAAATTTATTTGAAGACTGGCAGGTTGCACTTACTGTAGAAAAGAATGTTGCTTCTCGGAG GGTCCATTATCCTCCTGCTGATGAGTACTTGAACCATGCTGAAAAGTCAGACATGACTCTTGTGGAAGCTTTCAAAAGGATGCAGGTCATTGAAGATGAGGAAACAGAAGATGCACTAGATGAAAATGGAGAGCCCGATGAAGAG